In Triticum aestivum cultivar Chinese Spring chromosome 5B, IWGSC CS RefSeq v2.1, whole genome shotgun sequence, the following proteins share a genomic window:
- the LOC123117127 gene encoding zinc finger A20 and AN1 domain-containing stress-associated protein 7: MAHNASAATTAQKRKYTEEEETAGLCANGCGFFGAAATGNMCSKCYRDHVHAATADTAAAGSVFIDPAGSTAPPPAKKARMIVAVPSSDGAAASSTAVAVDPAVTPMKQPAVAANRCAACRKKVGLLGFRCRCEGTFCSVHRYSEKHDCGFDYKAAGQEQIAKHNPLVVADKMTGRI; encoded by the coding sequence ATGGCGCACAACGcatcggcggcgacgacggcgcagAAGCGCAAGTACACCGAGGAGGAGGAGACGGCCGGCTTGTGCGCCAACGGCTGCGGCTTCTtcggcgccgccgccaccggcaaCATGTGCTCCAAGTGCTACCGCGACCACGTTCACGCCGCCACCGCCGACACCGCGGCGGCGGGGAGCGTCTTCATCGACCCTGCTGGTTCGACCGCGCCGCCTCCGGCGAAGAAGGCCAGGATGATCGTCGCCGTCCCGTCCTCTGATGGtgcggccgcctcctccaccgctgTGGCGGTTGACCCCGCCGTGACGCCCATGAAGCAGCCGGCGGTGGCGGCGAACCGGTGCGCGGCGTGCCGCAAGAAGGTTGGGCTGCTGGGGTTCCGATGCCGCTGCGAGGGCACCTTCTGCAGCGTGCACCGCTACTCGGAGAAGCACGACTGTGGATTCGACTACAAGGCCGCCGGCCAGGAGCAGATCGCCAAGCACAACCCGCTCGTGGTTGCGGACAAGATGACCGGAAGGATTTGA